The window ATTCATCGTTTGGACTCACTGTCAGCTCGCTCGCTACGGGCGGCCCGCGCCTGCAAGCGGCGCGCCCCCGCACTGTCGCCCTGGGCCTCGAGTAACGCGGCCAGGTGCATCAAGGCCTGCGGGTGCTGAGGCTCCAGGTACAAGGCTTTTCGATAATAGCCCTGGGCTTCCAGGGCATTGCCGGCCACGTCGCTGAGCAGCCCCAGCCAGTAAAACACCTGGGCGGCGGGCGGGTGGTGCTTCAGATAGTGCTCGCAAGCGGCGCGGGCATCAAAACTTTTGCCTTCGTTGGCCAGGGTGGCGATGCGGCTGAGCAGCTCGGCCGCGTCGGACGGCGGCGCCTTGACCGGCAGCATTGGGGCGCTGAGCGTGCTGAACGGCCGCGGCCTGGTCGGAATTGATGCCGCGCTGCGCTGAGGCATAGGTGCCGGGATCGGCACCGACATGGACATGAATACCGGCCGTGGTTCCGGCTTGACCGGCTCGGCATGCCGACTGAATGCAAAGGACTGCGGCACACCAATCGAACGCATCCCATGGCGCCCCAGCAGACCGCCCTCGGCCGGGCCGATAAACAGCACGCCGTCCAGATGAGTCAGGCCCTTGAGCACCTCAAACACCTGCTGCTGGGTCGCCTGGTCGAAGTAGATCAGCAGGTTGCGGCAGAAGACAAAGTCATAGCTCGCCTCATTGGCCAGCAGCGCCGGGTCGAGCAGGTTGCCGACTTGCAGGCGCACCTGTTCGCGCACGCGGTCGGCAATGTGGTAGCCGTCGCCATGCTCGATGAAATGCCGGTCGCGAAAAGCCAGATCACCGCCGCGAAACGAGTTCCTGCCATACACCCCGCGTCGCGCGCGCTCCACTGACAACGGGCTGACATCCAGGCCCAGCACCTTGAACTGGTGCGGCGCCAGGCCGGCATCCAGTAGCGCCATGGCAATCGAATAGGGCTCTTCACCCGTCGAGCACGGCAAGCTGAGGATGCGCAGTGCGCGCATCTGCTTGATCTCGGCCAGGCGCGCGACAGCCAGGCGGGCTAGGGTCGCGAAGGATTCGGGGTAACGGAAAAACCAGGTTTCGGGGACGATCACCGCTTCGATCAGCGCTTGCTGTTCATTCTCCGAACTCTGCAGGTGCTGCCAATATTCGCCGGGCGTCTGCGCATTGACCGCCTGGGTACGCTGGCGCACCGCACGCTCGATAATGGCCTCGCCAACCGACGCGACGTCCAGGCCAATGCGCTCTTTGAGGAAGGCAAAAAAACGCGGGTCGTCGCTCATACGCTCAGCTCGGCAGAAAACAGCACGGCGCGCACATCGTCGGTGAGCAATTCATTGACGCCGATCCACTGCATCAAGCCCAGGGCGTCCTCACGCACCGGCCCCAGGTAAGGCGCCTCGCGGTTATCCAGGCCATAAGGCTTGAACTCGCCCAGGTCGCACCGCAGGGTGTCGGTGGCTTGTTCCAGGATCAGTCCCAGCCAGCGTGCCTCGACCCACGGCTGCGGCTGGTAATTGACCAGTACCAGGCGTGTGCTGGTGCGGGCCTGGGCCGGTTTGCCGAAGGTCAGGGCGCTGAGGTCGATCACCGGCACCAACGCGCCACGATGGGCAAAGATGCCCGCCACCCACGACGGCGCATGGGCGATGGGCTTCAAAGGCAGGCGCGGCAGCACCTCGGCCACTTCGGTGGCCTTGAGGGCATAACGTTCGCCGCCGATGTTAAACACCAGGAACAACGCTTTTTTCGCTGCCGGGACGGCGCCGCGTTTAGCCGCGAGGTCGCTCATCAGACTTTGAAACGCGACACGCCGCTGCGCAGACCGACCGCAACCTGGCTCAGTTCATCGATGGCAAAGCTGGCCTGGCGCAGGGACTCCACCGTCTGGCTGCTGGCATCGCCCAGTTGCACCAGCGCGTGGTTGATCTGCTCGGCGCCGGTGGCCTGGGCCTGCATGCCTTCGTTGACCATCAACACCCGCGGCGCCAGGGCCTGGACCTGATGGATGATCTGCGACAGTTGCTCGCCGACTTGCTGCACCTCAAACATGCCGCGACGCACTTCCTCGGAAAACTTGTCCATGCCCATCACGCCGGCGGAGACGGCCGATTGGATCTCGCGCACCATCTGCTCGATGTCGTAGGTCGCCACGGCGGTCTGGTCAGCGAGGCGGCGCACTTCGGTGGCGACCACGGCAAAACCGCGGCCGTACTCACCCGCCTTCTCGGCCTCGATGGCGGCATTGAGCGACAGCAGGTTGGTCTGGTCGGCGACCTTGACGATGGTGACCACCACCTGGTTGATGTTGCCGGCCTTCTCGTTGAGGATCGCCAGCTTGGCGTTGACCAGGTCGGCGGCGCCCATCACCGAGTGCATGGTTTCTTCCATGCGCGCCAGGCCTTGCTGGCCGGAACCGGCGGCGACCGACGCCTGGTCGGCGGCCGTGGACACCTCGGTCATGGTGCGCACCAGGTCCTTGGACGTGGCCGCGATTTCGCGGGACGTGGCGCCGATTTCAGTGGTGGTCGCGGCCGTTTCGGTCGCGGTCGCCTGTTGCTGCTTGGAGGTGGCGGCAATCTCGGTCACCGAGGTCGTCACTTGCACCGACGAGCGCTGCGCCTGGGACACCAGGGCCGTGAGCTCGGTCATCATGTCGTTGAAGCCGGTTTCCACCGCGTTGAATTCGTCCTTGCGCGCAAGGTTCAAGCGCTTGCTCAGGTCGCCGTCGCGCATGGTTTCGAGGATATCGACGATGCGCTGCATCGGCGCCATGATCGCGCGCATCAGCAGCAGGCCGCACAGGCCGGCGGCAAGGATGGCGATGATCAGCGACACGGCCATGCTGATCTTGGCCGACATCACTGACTCGTCGATCGCCGCCGTGGCGCGGTCAGACACATTCTTGTTTTCAGTGATGATGTCGTTGAGCTTCATGCGCCCTTCGGTCCAGATCGGCGTCAATTGCTCCTCGAGCAGCACGTTCGCCCCCGCCAGATCGTTGGCTTCCACGCGCTCCAGCACTTTGGCCAGGACCCGGTTGTAATTGATGTGCGCCGCCTTGAAGTTATCGAACTCCATGCGATCGGCCTGGCCATGAATGGTTTTTTCGTAGTTAGCCATCTGCTGTTCGATACGCGCTTCGAAGGACTTGTAGTCCGTCCTGTCGGAATTGGTGAAGGTTTTGTCGTCCCTCAGCCCAATGATATCGATGGTTTCCAGGTAGCTGTCGACCCACGCGCTGCGGATCATCGAACTGAGGTAAACCCCCGGCACCGCGTCGTCGCGCACAGACTCCTGGCTGGTTTCGATCTGCAACAACCGTGAGTAGGACACCACGACCATCAGCAGCATGATCGCGATAATGACCGCAAAGCTCGCCAGAATCCGCTGGCGCAAGGTCCAATTCTTCACAGTGTTTCCTCGAAGTGCCGATCAAATGCGGGGGAGTATAGCCGAGCATTGGCCGTATTAATTCAATGGCTTCGCGTGATCACGTACTCAATGTGCGGGCTTGTGTGGGAGCCGGGCTTGCCCGCGATGCAGGCACCGAGGTGTGCCAGTCACACATCGGTGATGCTATCGCAGGCAAGCCAGCTCCCACACAAGCCCGCTCCCACATTTTTATCGGCGTAGGGCCGGTATTTAATTAGCTTAGCCGCACTTGTTTTTCCAATTCGGCCTTCAACCCCGGCTCGAGTTTCAGTTGGCGGGCCAGTTCGTCGAGATAAGACTTCTCCATGAAGTTTTCCTCGTCCACCAGCATCACGCTGGCGATGTACATCTCGGCGGCCATTTCAGGCGTGCCCGCAGCGCGCGCCACATCGGCCGGGTCCAGGGGCTTGTTCAGCTCGGCGTGCAGCCAGGTTTGCAGCTCGCGGTCGTTATCCAGCTTGGTGAATTCGCCTTCGATCAGCGCGCGCTCGCGCTCATCCACATGGCCGTCGGCTTTGGCTGCGGCAACCAGCGCCTTGAGGATGCCTTGGCTATGCTGTTCGACCTGGGCCGGCGGCAGGCGGTCGATGGTCTGCGGCTCGCCCTGGGGCGCGTTGGCCTGCTGCGCCTGCCAATTGCCGTAGGCTTTGTAGGCGATGACGCCCAAGGCCGCCAAGCCGCCGTAGGTCAGGGCCTTGCCGCCAAACTTGCGCGCTTTTTTGTTGCCCATCAGCAAGCCCATGGCGCCGGCTGCCAGGGCGCCACCGCCCGCCCCACCGAGCAAACTGCCCAGGCCTGCACCGCCGAGCAAACCGCCCAGTGCGCCTTTGTCGTCCTGTTTACGTTGGCCGCCAGCCTTGTTTTGCAACATGTCCTGGCCAGACTTGAGCAACTGATCAAGCAATCCACGGGTATTCATTCGCAGCCTCCAGAGACTTGGGTACATAGGACCAATAGGCCGCCAGCGTAAAACTAAGTGCCAAAAAGGCCTTATCTAGAGTGCTTCCAGATGTAACGCGGCTACCCTTCGCTTAAATCGATATACACTCAGGCAAATCTATAAAAACACCTCACTGGTGATTCCAGCATGATGACCTTGCGTCAAATCAGGCACTTTATTGCCGTGGCCGAAACGGGTTCGATCTCCGCTGCCGCGCAAACCGCATTCATTTCCCAATCCACCCTGACCCTGGCGATCCAGCAGCTGGAACAGGAAATCGGCGTCAACCTGTTCAACCGCCACGCCAAGGGCATGACCCTCACGCACCAGGGCCATCAATTCCTGCGCCAGGCGCACCTGATCCTCGCCACCGTCGACAACGCCAAGCGCAGCCTGCAGCAAAGTACCGACCAGGTCGCTGGCCAATTGATCATCGGCGTAACCAGCCTGGTCGCCGGTTATTACCTCGCAGACCTGCTGACTCGCTTCCAGCGCGCCTACCCCAATGTACAAATCCGCGTGATGGAGGATGAGCGCCCGTACATCGAGCATCTGTTGGTCAGCGGCGAAATCGACGTGGGCGTGCTGATCCTTTCCAACCTGGAAGACCGCCATGCGCTGCAGACCGAAGTCCTCACTCATTCGCCGCACCGCTTGTGGCTACCGGCGCAGCATCCATTGCTGGAGCACGACAGCATCAACCTGGCCGATGTGGCGCGCGAGCCGTTGATTCAGTTGAACGTCGACGAAATGGGCCACAACGCCCAGCGCATGTGGACCGGCGCAGGCCTGCAACCGCGCGTGACCCTGCGCACCGCCTCCACCGAAGCGGTGCGCAGCCTGGTGGCGGCGGGCCTGGGCGTGTCGATCCAGCCGGACATGACCTACCGGCCCTGGTCGCTGGAGGGCGACATCATCGAAGCGCGCCCGATCGCCGACCTCGGCCAGACCCTCGACGTCGGCCTGGCGTGGCGCCGGGGCACGGCACGTCCGGCGCTGGTGGACCCGTTCCTGACCGTCGCCCGTGAGCAACCGCATCCACGCAAGCCATCTATTTAATCGAATGCTGCTTTCAGTATTTAGTATTTGTTGACCTCGCGTCTGGCCTCTAGTCTCTCTACATCCATAAGAGAAAGGCCGGGCGACTTGTAAGAGAACGCTCATGGCCACACAAGAAAAGAGATCGCGAAAAATGTCCGGCGCGCCCACCCCGCTGCTCACTGCGTTGCTGATCGACGGCGAACTGGTCCAGGGCCAGGGCCTTGTCGAGCCGATTGTCAACCCGGCCACCGGCGAAGTGCTCACCCAGATCGCCGAAGCCAGCACCGAGCAAGTGGAGGCCGCGATCCTTGCCGCCCACTGCGCTTTTGCCGGTTGGTCGCGCACCACGCCGCAGCAACGCTCCAATACCTTGCTGGGCATCGCCGACGCCATCGAGAAACAAGCCGACTACCTGGCCCGCCTGGAATCGCTGAACTGCGGCAAGCCGTTGCACCTGGCGCGCCAGGACGACTTGAGCGCCACCGTCGATGTGTTCCGCTTTTTCGCCGGGGCCGTGCGGTGCCAGACCGGGCAACTGAGCGGCGAGTACCTGCCGGGCTACACCAGCATGGTGCGCCGCGACCCCATCGGAGTCGTGGCTTCGATTGCGCCGTGGAATTACCCGCTGATGATGGCCGCCTGGAAGATCGCCCCGGCCCTGGCCGCCGGCAATACATTGGTGTTCAAGCCGTCGGAACACACGCCGCTGTCGATCCTCGCCCTGGCGCCTGTGCTCAACCAGTGGCTGCCACGCGGCGTGATCAACATTGTGTGTGGTGGCGGCGAAGGCGTTGGCAGCCATTTGGTCAGCCACCCCAAGGTGCGCATGGTTTCGCTGACCGGCGATATCGTCACGGGGCAGAAAATCCTGCAGGCCGCCTCCAAGACGCTCAAGCGCACGCACCTGGAACTGGGCGGCAAAGCCCCCGTAATCGTGTGCAACGACGCCGACCTGGAAGCCGTGGTCGCGGGCGTGCGCGCCTATGGTTACTACAACGCAGGCCAGGACTGCACCGCCGCATGCCGCATCTACGCCCAGGCCGGCATCCACGACAAGCTGGTTGCCGAACTTGGCGCGGCGGTCAGCAGCCTGCGCTTTGCCGGTAAACGCGACGCCGACAACGAACTGGGCCCGCTGATCAGCACGCGCCAGCGCGACCGTGTGGCCAGCTTTGTCGAACGCGCCCTCGGCCAACCGCACATCGAACGCATCACCGGCGCCGCCGTGCATTCCGGGGCGGGCTTCTATTACCAGCCCACCCTGCTCGCCGGCTGTAAACAAAATGATGAAATCGTGCAGCGCGAAGTGTTCGGCCCGGTGGTCACCGTGACCCGCTTCGACACGCTGGAACAGGCGGTGGACTGGGCCAACGACTCCGAATACGGCCTGGCATCCTCGGTGTGGACCCAGAACCTGGACAAGGCGATGCAGGTGGCGGCGCGCCTGCAATACGGCTGCACCTGGATCAACAGCCATTTCATGCTGGTCAGCGAAATGCCCCATGGCGGCTTGAAGCGCTCGGGGTATGGGAAAGACCTGTCCAGCGATTCGCTACAGGACTACAGCGTGGTGCGCCATATCATGGCGCGCCACGGCCAACATCTTTAAAACAACAACTAAGCTCATGCGTCACCGGTTGCACACACTGCCCCGACCATAATTAAAGAAGAGGGAACCCCATGTCCGCGCATAAGACCGCACTGCTCAGCGCCTTGACCACCGCGCTGCTGGCCAGCGCCAGCCTCCAGGCCGCCGAACCGCTCAAGGCGGTAGGCCCCGGTGAAGGCCAGCTGGATATCGTCGCCTGGCCCGGCTATATCGAACGTGGCGAAAGCGACAAGGCCTACGACTGGGTCAGCGGTTTCGAGAAGGAAACCGGCTGCAAGGTCAATGTGAAAACCGCCGCCACCTCTGACGAAATGGTCAGCCTGATGGCCAAGGGTGGCTACGACCTGGTCACCGCCTCGGGCGATGCGTCGCTGCGCTTGATCGTTGGCAAACGCGTGCAACCGATCAATACCGCGCTGATTCCCAACTGGAAGCACATCGACCCGCGCCTCAAGGATGCGCCCTGGTACGTGGTCGGCCAGCAAACCTATGGCACCCCGTACCAATGGGGCCCGAACGTATTGATGTACAACACCCACGTGTTCAAGACCGCGCCGACCAGTTGGAGCGTGTTGTTCGACGCGCAAAACCTGCCGGACGGCAAGCCCAACAAAGGCCGCGTGCAGGCCTACGACGGCCCGATCTACATCGCCGATGCGGCGCTGTACCTCAAGTCGAGCAAACCCGAGTTGGGCATTCAGAGCCCGTACGAACTGACCGAAACCCAGTACAAGGCCGTGCTCGAGCTGTTGCGCGCCCAGCAGCCGCTGATCCACCGCTACTGGCACGACACCACTGTGCAAATGAGTGACTTCAAGAACGAAGGCGTAGTGGCCTCCAGCGCCTGGCAATATCAGGTCAACGGCCTGCAGAACGAGAAGCAGCCGATTGCCTCGACCATTCCGAAAGAAGGCGCCACCGGCTGGGCCGACACCACCATGTTGCACACCGAAGCCAAGCACCCGAACTGCGCCTACAAGTGGATGGACTGGTCGCTGCAACCCAAGGTCCAGGGCGACGTCGCCGCCTGGTTCGGCTCGCTGCCGGCCGTGCCTGCGGCCTGCAAGGAAAGTGAACTGCTCGGCGCCAAAGGCTGCAAGACCAACGGGTTCGACCAGTTCGAGAAGATCGCTTTCTGGAAAACCCCGCAGGCTGAAGGCGGCAAGTTCGTGCCGTACAGCCGCTGGACCCAGGATTACATTGCGATCATGGGCGGGCGGTAAGGCACCCAGTTAATGGAGATCTCTTGTGGGAGCCGGGCTTGCCCGCGATAGCGGTGTATCAGTGAGAGATGTGCGAACTGACACACCGCTTTCGCAGGCAAGCCAGCTCCCACATTGGACCGCGCCAGACCTTACGACTGTGCACACCGACTCCTTTGTTTTCCAGAAGTCCAAACCGGGCCGCTGCGACGGCCCATGCTTTTTCGGAGCACCGCACCATGACGCTTGCAGTCCAGTTCACCCACGTTTCCCGTCAGTTCGGCGAAGTGAAAGCCGTCGACCGGGTTTCCATAGATATCCAGGACGGCGAGTTCTTTTCCATGCTCGGCCCTTCCGGCTCCGGCAAGACTACCTGCCTGCGCCTGATCGCCGGGTTCGAGCAGCCGAGCGCGGGCTCGATCCGTATCCATGGCCAGGAAGCTGCTGGCTTGCCGCCGTATCAGCGCGATGTGAACACCGTGTTCCAGGATTACGCGCTGTTCCCCCACATGAATGTGCGCGACAACGTGGCCTACGGCCTCAAGGTCAAGGGCGTGGGCAAGGCCGAGCGCCTCACGCGTGCCGAGGAGGCACTGGCCATGGTGGCGCTTGGCGGTTATGGCGAGCGCAAGCCGGTGCAGCTTTCCGGCGGCCAGCGCCAGCGCGTCGCCCTGGCCCGCGCACTGGTCAATCGCCCGCGTGTACTGCTGCTCGATGAGCCTCTGGGCGCGCTCGACCTCAAGCTGCGCGAACAGATGCAAAGCGAGCTGAAAAAGCTGCAACGCCAACTGGGCATCACGTTTATTTTCGTGACCCATGACCAGACCGAAGCGTTGTCGATGTCTGACCGCGTGGCGGTGTTCAACAAGGGCCGCATCGAACAGGTCGACACCCCGCGCAACCTGTATATGAAGCCGGCCACCGCCTTTGTCGCCGAGTTCGTCGGCACCTCCAACGTGATTCGCGGCGAACTGGCCCAGCGCCTCGGCGGCAGCCCGCAGCCGTTCTCGATCCGTCCCGAACATGTGCGTTTTGCCGAGGGCCCGCTGGGCGCCGGCGAAGTGGAAGTCAGCGGCCTGCTGCATGACATCCAGTACCAGGGCAGCGCCACGCGCTATGAACTGAAACTGGAAAACGGCCAGGCGCTGAATATCAGCCAGGCCAACAACCAGTGGCTGGATATCAGCAGCGGCCATCAGGTGGGCCAGGCCATCACTGCCCGCTGGGCGCGTGAGGCTATGACGCCGCTGACCGACAGCACGGGCGAGGTGTGACATGAGCCTGGCCGTTTCCCATCCACCGATGCGCAGGTTTTCCAACCTGCTGTACCGCAAGCCCAACCTGTACCTGGCGATGCTGTTGATACCGCCGTTGATCTGGTTCGGCGCGATCTACCTGGGGTCATTGCTGACCCTGCTGTGGCAAGGCTTTTACACCTTCGACGACTTCACCATGGCGGTCACGCCGGACCTGACCCTGGCCAACTTTGCCGCACTGTTCCAGCCATCGAACTTCGACATCATCCTGCGCACCCTGAGCATGGCAATCGTGGTGTCGATCGCCAGCGCGGTGGTCGCGTTCCCGATTGCCTATTACATGGCGCGCTATACCACGGGCAAGACCAAGGCGTTTTTCTACATCGCCGTGATGATGCCGATGTGGGCCAGCTACATCGTCAAGGCTTATGCCTGGACCCTGCTGCTGGCCAAGGGCGGCGTGGCGCAGTGGTTCGTGCAGCACCTGGGGCTGGAGCCGGTGTTGCAGTTCGTGCTGGGCATTCCCGGCGTGGGCGGCAGCACCTTGAGCACCTCGCACCTGGGGCGGTTCATGGTGTTTGTGTATATCTGGCTGCCGTTCATGATCCTGCCAATCCAGGCGTCGCTCGAGCGCCTGCCGCCGTCGCTGCTGCAAGCGTCGGCCGATCTGGGCGCCAAACCGCGCCAGACCTTCATGCAGGTGATTCTGCCGCTGTCGGTGCCGGGGATTGCCGCAGGTTCGATCTTCACGTTCTCGCTGACCCTGGGCGATTTCATCGTGCCGCAGCTGGTGGGCCCGCCGGGTTACTTCGTCGGCGGCATGGTCTACGCGCAGCAAGGCGCCATCGGCAATATGCCCATGGCCGCGGCGTTTACCCTGGTGCCCATCGTGCTGATCGCGGTTTACCTGTCCATCGTCAAACGCCTGGGGGCCTTCGATGCACTCTGACAAATCATCACTGGGCTTGAAGATTGCAGCCTGGGGCGGCCTGGTGTTTTTGCACTTCCCGATCCTGATCATCTTCCTCTATGCCTTCAACACCGAGGAAGCCGCGTTCAGCTTTCCGCCCCAGGGCTTTACCCTGAAGTGGTTCGGCGTGGCCTTCGCCCGGCCGGACGTGTTGGAGTCGATCAAGCTGTCCTTGCAGATCGCGGCCATCGCCACCCTGATCGCCATGGTGCTCGGCACCCTCGCGTCGGCAGCGCTGTATCGCCGTGAATTTTTTGGCAAGCAGGGTGTGTCGTTGATGCTGATCCTGCCGATCGCACTGCCGGGGATCATCACCGGCATCGCGCTGCTGGCGACGTTCAAGACGCTGGGCATCGAGCCGGGGATGTTCACCATCATTGTCGGCCACGCGACCTTTTGCGTGGTGATCGTCTACAACAACGTCATCGCGCGGTTGCGCCGCACCTCCCACAGCCTGATCGAGGCTTCGATGGACCTGGGCGCCGACGGCTGGCAGACCTTTCGCTACATCATCATGCCCAACCTGGGCTCGGCCTTGCTGGCGGGCGGCATGCTCGCCTTTGCGCTGTCGTTCGACGAAATCATCGTCACCACCTTCACCGCCGGCCACGAGCGCACCTTGCCGCTGTGGCTGCTCAACCAACTGAGCCGCCCGCGCGATGTGCCGGTGACCAACGTGGTGGCGATGCTGGTGATGCTGGTGACGATGTTCCCGATTCTCGGGGCCTATTACCTGACGCGTGGTGGTGAAAGCGTGGCGGGGAGTGGCGGTAAATAAACTACAACAACTTGCTTCGGGAGATACACGGTCAATGTGGGAGCTGGCTTGCCTGCGATTGCGGTATCGACTGACCCACCGCTATCGCAGGCAAGCCAGCTCCCACAGTTGAATCGTGTTTCTTCAGAGAGAAAACCGTCATTTGAGGAGGATTGAACCATGCAAACCAAACTCTTGATCAACGGCCAACTGGTACAAGGCGAAGGCCCGGCCCAGGCTGTATTCAACCCGTCGCTGGGCCGCGTGCTGGTGGAGATCAACGAAGCCAGCGAAGCGCAGGTCGACGCTGCCGTTCGCGCTGCCGACGCGGCCTTCGAAGGCTGGTCGCAAACCGCGCCCAAGGACCGCTCGCTGTTGCTGCTGAAACTGGCGGACGCGATCGAAGCCCACGGCGAAGAGCTGGCCAAGCTGGAATCGGACAACTGCGGCAAGCCCTACAGCGCCGCACTGAACGATGAAATCCCGGCGATTGCCGACGTGTTCCGCTTCTTTGCCGGCGCCAGCCGTTGCATGAGCGGTTCGGCGGCGGGTGAATACCTGCCCGGCCACACCTCGATGATCCGTCGCGACCCGGTGGGCGTGATTGCCTCCATCGCGCCATGGAACTACCCCTTGATGATGGTCGCCTGGAAAATCGCCCCGGCCCTCGCCGCCGGTAATACCGTGGTGCTCAAGCCGTCGGAACAAACTCCGCTGACCGCCCTGCGCATGGTCGAACTGGCCGCTGACATTTTCCCGGCCGGCGTGCTCAACCTCGTGTTCGGCCGCGGGCCAACCGTCGGTAGCCCGCTGGTGACTCACCCGAAAGTGCGCATGGTGTCGCTGACCGGCTCCATCGCCACGGGCGCGAATATCATCGCAAGCACCGCCGACAGCGTGAAGCGCATGCACATGGAGCTGGGCGGCAAGGCGCCGGTGATCATCTTCAATGACGCGGACATCGACGCCGCCGTGGAAGGCATTCGTACCTTCGGCTTCTACAACGCCGGCCAGGATTGCACCGCGGCGTGCCGCATTTATGCCCAGGCGGATATCTACGATGCGTTTGTCGAAAAGCTCGGCGCGGCGGTCGCCAGCATCAAATACGGCTTGCAGGATGATCCGGCCACCGAGTTGGGCCCGTTGATTACCGCACAACATCGCGACCGTGTGGTCGGGTTCGTCGAGCGTGCGGTGGCGCAGTCGCACATCCGTCTGGTCACCGGTGGCAAGGCGGTGGAAGGCAACGGCTTCTTCTTTGAGCCAACGGTGCTGGCCGATGCGCAACAGGACGACGAGATCGTGCGCCGCGAGGTGTTCGGGCCGGTGGTGTCGGTGACCAAGTTTACCGATGAAGCGCAGGTGCTGGCCTGGGCTAACGATTCGGACTACGGCCTGGCATCGTCGGTGTGGACCGCCGATGTAGGACGCGCCCATCGCCTGGCCGCCCGCCTGCAGTACGGCTGCACCTGGGTGAATACCCACTTCATGCTGGTCAGCGAAATGCCTCACGGCGGTCAGAAACTGTCCGGTTACGGCAAGGATATGTCCATGTATGGACTGGAGGACTACACCACCGTTCGCCATGTGATGTTCAAGCACTAATGCTGTGCCCCCTGTGGGAGCGGGCTTGCTCGCGAATGCGGTACATCCCGCACACATGTGTCGACTGACACACCGTATTCGCGAGCAAGCCCGCTCCCACAGGGGATCTCCTTATAACAATAAATAATTCGTAGGTTCCCATGGATATCACCCGTCGCGACTTCCTCAACGGCGTCGCTGTCACGATTGCCGCCGGCATGACCCCGCTGCAATTGCTGCAGGCCGCCCCCGATGGTCGCTACTACCCACCCGCGCTCACCGGCCTGCGCGGCAGCCATGTCGGTTCATTCGAAGTGGCGCACCAGATGGGCTGGGAAAAGAAAGTGTTCGACACCGACAAATTGCCGATCACCGAGGACTATGACCTGGTGGTGGTTGGGGGCGGCTTGAGTGGTTTGTCGGCGGCGTGGTTCTACCGCGAGAAGCACCCCAAGGCGAAGATCCTGATCCTGGAAAACCACGACGACTTCGGCGGCCACGCCAAGCGCAATGAATTCCAGGCCGGTGGCCGCATGATCATTGGCTACGGCGGCAGCGAGGCGTTCCAGTCGCCCAACCACTTGTACAGCAAGGAAGTGAACGGGCTGTTGAACAAGCTCGGGGTGAATATCAAGCGCTTCGAAACTGCCTTCGACCGCCAGTTCTACCCGAACCTCGGGCTGTCGCGCGGAGTGTTTTTCGACAAGGAAAACTTCGGCGAAGACAAACTGGTCACCGGCGACCCCACACCGATGGTGGCCGACGACATTGCGCCGGATCAGTTGAATGCGCGCGCCGTCGGCGATTTCATCAATGACTTTCCGCTGCCACAGGCAGACCGCCAGGCCCTGATCGAACTGCACACGGTGCCCAGGGACTACCTGCCGGGCAAGACCGCCGAGGAAAAAGCCGACTACCTGGCCGCCACCAGCTACCGCGATTTCTTGCTCAAAGACGTAGGTTTATCGGAGGGCGCGGTGAAGTACTTCCAAAGCCGGACCAACGACTTCATGGCCCTGAGCATCGATGCGGTGGCCTCG of the Pseudomonas azadiae genome contains:
- a CDS encoding CheR family methyltransferase, whose protein sequence is MSDDPRFFAFLKERIGLDVASVGEAIIERAVRQRTQAVNAQTPGEYWQHLQSSENEQQALIEAVIVPETWFFRYPESFATLARLAVARLAEIKQMRALRILSLPCSTGEEPYSIAMALLDAGLAPHQFKVLGLDVSPLSVERARRGVYGRNSFRGGDLAFRDRHFIEHGDGYHIADRVREQVRLQVGNLLDPALLANEASYDFVFCRNLLIYFDQATQQQVFEVLKGLTHLDGVLFIGPAEGGLLGRHGMRSIGVPQSFAFSRHAEPVKPEPRPVFMSMSVPIPAPMPQRSAASIPTRPRPFSTLSAPMLPVKAPPSDAAELLSRIATLANEGKSFDARAACEHYLKHHPPAAQVFYWLGLLSDVAGNALEAQGYYRKALYLEPQHPQALMHLAALLEAQGDSAGARRLQARAARSERADSESKR
- a CDS encoding chemotaxis protein CheW, whose product is MSDLAAKRGAVPAAKKALFLVFNIGGERYALKATEVAEVLPRLPLKPIAHAPSWVAGIFAHRGALVPVIDLSALTFGKPAQARTSTRLVLVNYQPQPWVEARWLGLILEQATDTLRCDLGEFKPYGLDNREAPYLGPVREDALGLMQWIGVNELLTDDVRAVLFSAELSV
- a CDS encoding methyl-accepting chemotaxis protein, which encodes MKNWTLRQRILASFAVIIAIMLLMVVVSYSRLLQIETSQESVRDDAVPGVYLSSMIRSAWVDSYLETIDIIGLRDDKTFTNSDRTDYKSFEARIEQQMANYEKTIHGQADRMEFDNFKAAHINYNRVLAKVLERVEANDLAGANVLLEEQLTPIWTEGRMKLNDIITENKNVSDRATAAIDESVMSAKISMAVSLIIAILAAGLCGLLLMRAIMAPMQRIVDILETMRDGDLSKRLNLARKDEFNAVETGFNDMMTELTALVSQAQRSSVQVTTSVTEIAATSKQQQATATETAATTTEIGATSREIAATSKDLVRTMTEVSTAADQASVAAGSGQQGLARMEETMHSVMGAADLVNAKLAILNEKAGNINQVVVTIVKVADQTNLLSLNAAIEAEKAGEYGRGFAVVATEVRRLADQTAVATYDIEQMVREIQSAVSAGVMGMDKFSEEVRRGMFEVQQVGEQLSQIIHQVQALAPRVLMVNEGMQAQATGAEQINHALVQLGDASSQTVESLRQASFAIDELSQVAVGLRSGVSRFKV
- a CDS encoding tellurite resistance TerB family protein, yielding MNTRGLLDQLLKSGQDMLQNKAGGQRKQDDKGALGGLLGGAGLGSLLGGAGGGALAAGAMGLLMGNKKARKFGGKALTYGGLAALGVIAYKAYGNWQAQQANAPQGEPQTIDRLPPAQVEQHSQGILKALVAAAKADGHVDERERALIEGEFTKLDNDRELQTWLHAELNKPLDPADVARAAGTPEMAAEMYIASVMLVDEENFMEKSYLDELARQLKLEPGLKAELEKQVRLS
- a CDS encoding LysR family transcriptional regulator, which gives rise to MMTLRQIRHFIAVAETGSISAAAQTAFISQSTLTLAIQQLEQEIGVNLFNRHAKGMTLTHQGHQFLRQAHLILATVDNAKRSLQQSTDQVAGQLIIGVTSLVAGYYLADLLTRFQRAYPNVQIRVMEDERPYIEHLLVSGEIDVGVLILSNLEDRHALQTEVLTHSPHRLWLPAQHPLLEHDSINLADVAREPLIQLNVDEMGHNAQRMWTGAGLQPRVTLRTASTEAVRSLVAAGLGVSIQPDMTYRPWSLEGDIIEARPIADLGQTLDVGLAWRRGTARPALVDPFLTVAREQPHPRKPSI